The following are encoded in a window of Spodoptera frugiperda isolate SF20-4 chromosome 3, AGI-APGP_CSIRO_Sfru_2.0, whole genome shotgun sequence genomic DNA:
- the LOC118274118 gene encoding very-long-chain (3R)-3-hydroxyacyl-CoA dehydratase yields the protein MIIPSPFVYWAQTESTISLKIELKNVVDPDVKVLENNLKFSAEGIGARGESLYEFKLDLFSPVKNAENNHVTTVRVFENRVDIVLQKEEPAWWPRLTAQPQKPAWLKINFDLWKAEDAADSEDEKRDVMKDYPGMYDRLHKEELGYRREDLKKVYLKLYNLFQFIGYTYVLTVMAIRYAKLDYDSVADTYEHVGPAMKFLQLLQYLEVMHPLFGYTRGGVLVPFLQVSGRAFVLFVMIEAEPRMHTKPVVFYLFVMWSMIEVVRYPYYISQLYKKDFYILTWLRYTMWIPLYPIGIICEAIVILRNIPYFEETQRFTVSLPNEWNFAFHMPTFLRVYLLFLTFPGMYFVMSHMHKLRTVKLKPKIVIKKSK from the exons ATGATAATTCCAAGCCCGTTTGTTTATTGGGCCCAAACAGAGAGTaccatttcattaaaaatagaattaaaaaatgttgtgGATCCTGATGTGAAAGTTCtcgaaaataatttgaaattctcAGCCGAAGGCATTGGTGCCCGAGGCGAAAGTTTATACGAatttaaattggatttattttcacctgttaaaaat GCTGAAAACAATCATGTTACAACCGTCCGTGTGTTCGAGAATCGAGTGGACATTGTCTTGCAGAAAGAGGAGCCAGCATGGTGGCCCCGACTGACTGCCCAGCCACAGAAACCAGCATGGCTAAAG ATAAACTTCGATTTATGGAAGGCGGAGGATGCGGCTGACAGTGAGGACGAGAAACGTGACGTCATGAAGGACTACCCTGGCATGTACGACAGGCTACATAAGGAGGAATTGGGATATAGGAGAG AGGACCTCAAAAAAGTCTACCTGAAGCTATACAACCTGTTCCAATTCATCGGCTACACGTACGTGCTGACTGTGATGGCGATCCGGTACGCCAAGCTGGACTACGACTCAGTGGCTGACACCTACGAACACGTTGGGCCGGCCATGAAGTTCCTGCAGCTACTGCAGTATTTGGAAGTCATGCATCCTTTGTTTGGGTATACTAGG GGTGGTGTACTGGTGCCTTTCCTACAAGTGAGCGGGCGAGCGTTCGTGTTATTCGTAATGATTGAGGCAGAGCCCCGCATGCACACGAAACCTGTCGTCTTCTATTTGTTCGTCATGTGGAGCATGATCGAAGTTGTCAG GTACCCCTACTACATATCACAGCTCTACAAGAAGGACTTCTACATCCTAACCTGGCTGCGCTACACCATGTGGATCCCTCTCTACCCAATAGGCATCATCTGTGAAGCCATAGTCATTCTCCGTAACATCCCATACTTTGAGGAAACTCAGCGGTTCACCGTCTCCTTACCAAATGAATGGAACTTTGCTTTCCATATGCCAACCTTCCTTAGGGTATACCTTCTATTCCTAACGTTCCCTGGAATGTACTTCGTGATGAGCCACATGCACAAACTTCGCACCGTCAAGCTGAAGCCAAAGATTGTCATTAAGAAATCCAAATAA
- the LOC118274234 gene encoding NADH dehydrogenase [ubiquinone] 1 alpha subcomplex subunit 13, which yields MEACQVARKQDLPPPGGYKPIPYKRVPAKTLFSGYTMFAGYFGITAFAMYLYSLNYKQILRDQIEMRSAKMAIYPMLLAERDRAYLKQLRKNRDAEAELMKDVPGWEVGTYYGEKVYKLLPPDTLVEPIFHEYYAHSRSWEWFQRAYLKLRS from the exons ATGGAGGCTTGTCAGGTAGCCCGTAAACAAGATTTGCCCCCTCCGGGGGGCTACAAGCCGATTCCATACAAAAGAGTACCTGCTAAAACCTTATTTAGCG GGTATACTATGTTTGCTGGCTACTTTGGTATAACAGCATTCGCAATGTACCTCTATAGCTtgaattacaaacaaatattaagaGATCAAATTGAGATGCGTTCTGCAAAGATGGCAATATACCCGATGCTGCTGGCCGAGAGAGACAGGGCCTACCTGAAGCAGCTCCGCAAGAACCGTGATGCGGAGGCTGAACTCATGAAGGATGTTCCCGGATGGGAA GTCGGCACCTACTACGGTGAGAAGGTGTACAAACTCCTTCCCCCCGACACTCTGGTTGAGCCCATCTTCCACGAGTACTACGCTCACTCCAGGTCCTGGGAGTGGTTCCAACGTGCTTACCTCAAGCTGCGCTCTTAA
- the LOC118274233 gene encoding uncharacterized protein LOC118274233, protein MDPLNTDAGVQANIPEPEHEEAALKIRPLERIKLHPKAPVEESSYGKGKSFSRPWILQDGREAPDKGSEMRRSYQIPKKPHRGEGVRKRMLTDFFWEQMLDEVIDELATTQPVSEYCSEYDANYIKDNFEPRNLEITADRNMHLKYPLYGTGSSAITFYSETIKKVGPGEILEKFRRCQYFTRPMEERLDDGWVL, encoded by the exons ATGGACCCTCTTAACACTGATGCAGGCGTTCAAGCTAATATTCCTGAACCAGAGCATGAAGAGGCGGCTTTGAAAATTAGACCTTTAGAGAGGATAAAACTTCATCCGAAAGCCCCTGTTGAGGAGAGTAGTTATGGCAAGGGAAAGAGTTTTAGCCGACCATGGATCCTACAAGATGGACGCGAAGCTCCCGATAAAGGGAGTGAAATGCGTCGCAGCTATCAAATCCCTAAAAAACCTCATCGCGGGGAAG GTGTTCGAAAGAGAATGCTGACTGATTTCTTTTGGGAACAAATGCTGGACGAAGTCATCGATGAGTTGGCTACGACTCAACCAGTTTCCGAATATTGTTCGGAATATGACGCTAATTATATCAAGGATAACTTTGAACCTCGCAATTTGGAAATCACTGCTGATAGAAAT ATGCATCTCAAATATCCTTTGTACGGCACCGGATCAAGTGCTATCACTTTTTACAGCGAGACCATAAAGAAAGTTGGTCCA GGTGAGATTTTAGAGAAGTTCCGAAGATGCCAATACTTTACTCGCCCAATGGAAGAACGATTGGATGATGGCTGGGTTTTGTAG
- the LOC118274061 gene encoding V-type proton ATPase subunit D-like — MNTENRYPVTASLFMLKEIKHRQEQVNRGYLLLKRKAEALRIRGRQAATELASTQAILGHILREAYISLAAIKFTNGESNALVLENIGQAQIRVQRISENISGVSTISLQALEETGVCDSLRYAGLGAGGHRTSEAKKAFREAVRTLVKFASLRNTCILLDESIRSTLRKVNGIEKVIMPKLRNTETYIMMEMDEREREEFHRLKMVKAKKVKSQARAFLRQTVSAGGGGETGEADETEPGVPPRRHSVECLTSILACSSLTTTTTDSGDFKPVCYPHNWDDDDLLF, encoded by the exons ATGAATACTGAGAATCGGTATCCTGTGACTGCATCTCTATTTAtgttgaaagaaataaaacataggcaGGAGCAAGTCAATCGTGGGTACCTGCTCCTGAAGAGGAAGGCTGAAGCTCTCCGCATCAGGGGTAGGCAGGCGGCAACAGAATTGGCCTCAACGCAGGCCATTTTAGGCCATATCCTGAGAGAAGCCTACATATCTTTGGCCGCTATAAAGTTTACGAACGGCGAGTCCAATGCATTGGTGCTTGAGAATATTGGTCAA GCCCAAATCCGAGTACAACGTATATCGGAGAACATATCAGGAGTGTCGACAATTTCCCTGCAAGCCCTTGAAGAGACAGGGGTATGTGACTCGTTGCGCTATGCAGGACTTGGAGCCGGTGGCCACCGCACCAGTGAGGCCAAGAAAGCATTCAGAGAGGCTGTCCGAACTCTCGTCAAGTTTGCCTCTTTGAGAAACACTTGTATCCTCTTGGATGAGTCTATTAGGTCTACTTTAAG GAAAGTGAATGGTATTGAAAAAGTTATCATGCCGAAATTACGGAACACTGAAACTTATATAATGATGGAAATGGATGAAAGG gAGAGAGAAGAATTTCATCGTTTAAAAATGGTGAAGGCGAAGAAGGTCAAAAGCCAGGCGCGCGCGTTCCTACGGCAGACGGTCAGCGCGGGAGGTGGTGGCGAAACCGGGGAAGCTGATG AAACGGAACCAGGCGTGCCTCCTCGCCGTCATTCCGTAGAGTGTCTGACCAGCATCCTCGCGTGCTCCTCACTGACCACCACCACCACAGACTCGGGCGACTTCAAACCCGTCTGCTATCCACACAACTGGGATGACGATGACCTCCTATTCTAA